The Vitis vinifera cultivar Pinot Noir 40024 chromosome 16, ASM3070453v1 DNA segment GTATGTGTCTTTTGGGCACTTGAATCATTGAATGTGGCCTTACCCACCCATGccagtttttggaaaagcacTTATTTCACCTCCCCTTTTGAGACTGGATTCAGTACTTCTGGGCATTGGTTATTTCTGCAGCTAAGTTTTTGGCATCATATCTCTCTTTTACCTGCCCAAATTTGAACTCTGCCATCTACCCGCCATGAATTCATATCCAAAAACCATATTtattgcaaaaagaaaaaaaaaagttttcattGGTCACAAATTTGTTACATGAAGATCTAAATTTAATTAGGGTATAACAATGCTAgttttaaagtcatgaatgGTCATCCAAATGAAAATTCTTAGAACAGACGATGTCGAGTCGTTGGTGCCCATcaattagtttttaaatgaaatgattttaattttattttagtattagTTTATTTAACATATAGCAATGTCAATTTCAAGGTCAAAAATGGGTTACCCGAATGATAATTCTTAGAACAAATAAATGGGGTGTGATATTAAACATTGTATTAAGTTTAATCTATTGTCGTTGAAtatcaattgatttttatattgaacCGTCAAAGTCTTATAATGTCATTTAGTATATTTCTTACATCAAACAAAGGGAtatgatatataatattataaaagattTAATCAATCAGATTTGGAATGAGATGGTCAAAACTTTTCATATTAGTTTTGAACAGTTTTGATCTCTAAGGGGAAAAGGGTGATCTGATTATTTGGGATAATGTGTAGGCAAGGAGGGCACTGAAGGCACTGAAAGCGCTGGTGAAGCTTCAGGCACTGGTGAGAGGCCACATAGTGCGGAAACGAAGTGCAGATATGCTTAGGCGCATGCAGGCGCTGGCCCGAGTCCAGGCTCGTGCCCGTGTCAGTAGGGCTCGTGCTATCTTAGAGTCCTCCCATTCAACCCGCAGATTCTCCCTATCCCACCACATGGTGAGCTCTCCTTTGTCCTTCCTTGtatcaaattcaagtttttCAATTTCCATTACCATTAGGCATGCCATGGCATTCTTCATTTAATGACACAGAGATGGGGTTCGAATCCAAACATCAGCGATATCTTCAACCGAGAAAAAGCGCAACAGGATTCCAGCTGGTTAGAGCAGTGGATGGAAGAATGTTCCTGGAACGACAGGAGGAGGGACTCTTCACTGAAAACCAGGGATCCTGATCATCATGATGATGAGAGCAGAGACAAGATTCTCGAAGTAGACACCTGGAAACCTGACCCCAACTCCATGGGAAGCAAAAGAATGCACCAGAAATCAACTCCACAATTTTCCAGCTACTACACAAAACCTCAAAAACCAATCTCATGCCAGTCAATGGGGAGGGCGCCCTCATCTTTAAGCTCACTTCAATGCCCGTTTGAAGTAGATGAAGCAGCTGTGTACACTGCAGACAACAGCCCACAAGCTCTTCCTTCTTTGACCAGGCTTGGAAGCAGTAGCGCTAGGAGGAGGAGTACTACAGCCTTGACCCCTCCAAGGACTGACAGCTCCACAAACTTCTTCTCGGACCATCCAAAATACATGGCTAATACGCAGTCTTCCCAGGCAAAGGTCAGGTCCCAAAGTGCCCCCAGGCTCCGGCTTAACTTCGACAAATTGGGTTCTTCCAAGAGATCCTTCCATGGATGCTGGGACCCAAACAGCAGTCCAAATAAGAGCATAATAAACAAAGGCCGATCAGGGTCAGGCTCCGGTTGCTTGGATAGGGTTGGAAGTAGTACTAGATTGAGGTGACTAATTCATGCCAGCAtgctcttttttgttttcttgtcgATTGAAGGCAGCAGATGGTAGAGTACATGGCATTTATGGATGGTGGATATGGAAATTATGTTAGTTGCAGAGAAATCGAACAGTTTCAAACATTAATATAGTGTAGCTGTTTCTTGTTTGATCTATACTGACCTAGTTTATAAAGCATTTTACTCTATGATCCTGCTACCATTTCTGAGAATTCAGTGTTGACTATGAAGCGATGTTGGTGACAAAACCATTACTTCAACATCAACTTTAGATTTCTTGTCTTTTGTTTGGAGTTTTCGTGGGGTAGAAGATTGAAGACATGTTTTCAGGTCGTTCCAAATTTCATATCCTCTACACTGTGGGTTCACGGAGAGGGGATCTTTCGGCTTGTTTTCATCTACTTTTTTATAGGTTTATTTGTCTCATCAGTAGCTTGTCCAGAACGGCTATAAGACGGGCCAAGTGACGAGAGAACACACCAAGCAACCAAAATCAAGCAAATGCAGCCTTGGATGCCGggcccttttaaaaaaataccatagtttgttttattattattattattattattattattattatgatttcactgtaaaatattaaagatattattattattattattattattattattttactgtCAAATATTAAAGActtcaataaaatatattaaaattaaaaataataataataatatttaatttcaataaaaatagaaaattatgaaaaagaaataaattaatttatatcaaaaatatatatattagaaaaacaaataagagggaaaaaataaattcttgaaCCTAAATAATGGCACGATTTATTCTACGTACAATAATGTGTTGAACTACTTCAACAAGTCTACATATGAAATATCCAGCATTTAATGTTTGTGCAACAATATCTACAAATTgtatcttcaaaaaaaaaaattaacttatacTAAATTTGTCAAAAATCTTTTGATGCCCATTCATGTCTAGTGTTTTCTCCTTTTTGTCTCAATTTTTGGCCCCAAGCGACCAGGTACAAGACAGGATGAAAGCTCTAATGGAATAATTGTTCATTTTTTGTAggtaatttgatggaaaatgaTAGCTAGTTTGAATGATAGctagttttatatattttcttagaaAGCTCCAAAATACAAAGATATGGATCCCGTCATTTATGGCTTCTGCATTTATCAAATAGgttcaaatttaataatattttatttgaagtttAATTACTTCTTTTCCGAATTTTGAGCCAAATGACCCTTTTTGgccaaaaattatcaaatatcagCATTCATCAAAACTTATATTCAATTTAGTCCATTATAGCTATGGAGATGTCATGttcgtttatttatttgtaattttatatcgACATTTTAAAAATGTGATTTCATATTTTGCATTCAATTTGTATTTTGAAAGTACAACTttcaatttaattcaaaattgaaaaacaaaatgaatgagGTCCTAATGGGTAGCATAAGGGTTAATTTGAACAATAAATTCAAGAGGAAGATTAAAGATGAATTTTACaaatctttcttttccaatCATGGTATATTAGTGAAATGTACTTTTTTCTAACAGATTCTTAAAAAGTATTATCAATAAGATAATGTCATGCATacaattcaaatttcattactttgtactaaaatttcattcttttatacAACATACAAGGTCTCGTTGTTTTATACATTGGTCTCATTTCATCATTTCTTGtcctattttttgtattttgatcACTTTCCTTGATAacttaatttcatttgtttgaGTTCGATCTCATATATTTGTGCCTCTGCTCAAGGTCCAAATTTCACCAtactaaattcaatttattgTACCAAATTCAAAGTTTGGTAGATTTCAATTATGATACCTTAtcattttctctttctaaaatttaaggagaaattgatataaaattatgtttggcaAGTGGGGATGCATCTCATTTATTTCACTTTACTTGATAACTTAGTTTCATTTGTTTGAGTCTTATCTCATATATTTGTACCTCTGCTCGAGGTCCAAATTTCACCGTACTAAATTCAAATTATCGTACCAATTCAAAGTTTGGTAGATATCAATTATGATACCTTAtcattttctctttctaaaATTTGAGGAGAAATTGATATAAAATCATGTTTGGCAAGTAGGAGTAGATATCTCACTCATTTTTGTGTTCATTTTCATGTTTGGAGAGTTCAAGTGCAAATGAGAATGGAATCAAGAATGATTCCAATGAAGTATTTTGATTCAGTGGtgcaagttattttttaaaatgtttttcaaaaattataaactcaaaatcttttttagataagttgtttttatttttattttataaaaattaaattgcaaatttaatttatataatataaactagATTTAAttcaagtaaataaaaataaaaatatttttaattataaataaatttaaaatagtttttaataaaatatgaatagtaatattatattaaaatcatatattatattttttataaatattataaaaatatggatattaatattataacaacaaaattaattcatttttaaataaataataataattcaaaattaataatttctaatactattttattttaaataaaattaataaattttaatttattaagatataaatgactcaaaattaacatttcataCATACATTTAATACCCAATTACAAATATGATattctgaaattttttattcaatatatctattattttttatactcattatatatttttgaaaattttcaaacaatttttaaaaattattacttaatttgaaattcttttctctaataaaaaaattatttttaactatatcattattattcattctaacttttaaaataaattattcttcaaacaaaaaaataatcattatacCTTACATTCTTATATTCATCCAAACACGAAAATTTGAAAcaccaaattcattcttattcaaagagaaataaaactaaaaacaaaatattcattctcaTTCCTCGTTCTCAATGTACCAACATGGCCGAGAAGTATCATTCATATTTCacatttatgataaaaattaaactttaaactttctatgtatttaaaaaaataatatataaaaataagatttaacttaaaagaaataaatgctACTCAAATATCTCCTAACCCTGCAAGATTCCAAGCAGAaacctaaataaataagatgGACCGTCCACCACACTCTTGACTCTACCATCAATAATGGGAAAAAGAAGGTTGATTTGCAATTCTAAATCCAACA contains these protein-coding regions:
- the LOC104882151 gene encoding protein IQ-DOMAIN 24 is translated as MGKNSRWFRRLFSGKKSKSSPAAESVGSDSKQAKNKKKWSILGSGNAEEIKEEPSKEVETRISCAEPQSGSQVDASRHAITVAAAAAAVAQAAVAAAQAAAEVVRLTNRGKCSGSGGRRMDVAAVIIQSAFRGYLARRALKALKALVKLQALVRGHIVRKRSADMLRRMQALARVQARARVSRARAILESSHSTRRFSLSHHMRWGSNPNISDIFNREKAQQDSSWLEQWMEECSWNDRRRDSSLKTRDPDHHDDESRDKILEVDTWKPDPNSMGSKRMHQKSTPQFSSYYTKPQKPISCQSMGRAPSSLSSLQCPFEVDEAAVYTADNSPQALPSLTRLGSSSARRRSTTALTPPRTDSSTNFFSDHPKYMANTQSSQAKVRSQSAPRLRLNFDKLGSSKRSFHGCWDPNSSPNKSIINKGRSGSGSGCLDRVGSSTRLR